From a region of the Marinomonas mediterranea MMB-1 genome:
- a CDS encoding 6-carboxytetrahydropterin synthase: MKLFVKNLTHVDLSYFCPEQGVLGESWHTDVILDGGLNDESMICDFSIVKKQIKKWLDDNIDHTLALPMSHAKSTLRAMEDGRLHYLFEQEDGYTFECEAPEQAYCSLPFERITPDQVAQWVETQIVDLLPADIESVKVRFYKENIDGSEYQYTHGLKKHGGNCQRIAHGHRSTIEIYRNGDRDSSLEQDWAKRWEDIYLGTNEDLLGIIENNGKRHHHFAYVSMQGKFELKTRSDRVYMLDCDTTVESLSEHVAEVLAHENPGDQIEVHAFEGIGKGAISVKSINR; the protein is encoded by the coding sequence ATGAAGCTGTTTGTTAAGAATCTTACCCATGTTGACCTTTCCTATTTTTGTCCTGAACAAGGCGTATTGGGTGAAAGCTGGCACACAGATGTAATTCTGGATGGCGGTTTAAATGATGAAAGTATGATTTGCGACTTTAGTATCGTAAAGAAGCAGATAAAGAAGTGGCTGGACGATAATATTGATCACACCCTTGCCCTTCCCATGAGCCATGCAAAATCCACGCTGCGCGCGATGGAAGATGGACGACTTCATTATCTATTTGAACAGGAAGACGGCTACACGTTCGAATGCGAAGCACCAGAACAAGCGTATTGCTCTCTTCCGTTCGAGCGCATTACACCTGATCAAGTTGCCCAATGGGTAGAAACTCAAATTGTCGATTTACTACCGGCCGATATTGAGTCCGTCAAGGTACGCTTCTATAAAGAGAATATAGACGGCTCTGAATATCAGTATACCCACGGTTTGAAAAAACACGGCGGAAACTGCCAACGTATTGCTCACGGTCATCGCTCTACTATTGAGATTTACCGCAATGGCGACAGAGATTCGTCTTTAGAACAAGATTGGGCGAAACGCTGGGAAGACATCTACCTAGGAACGAACGAAGATTTACTTGGCATCATAGAAAACAACGGAAAGCGCCACCATCATTTTGCCTATGTCAGTATGCAAGGCAAATTTGAGCTAAAAACCCGCAGTGATCGAGTCTATATGCTTGATTGTGACACAACGGTAGAATCGTTGTCTGAGCACGTTGCTGAAGTCCTCGCTCATGAAAACCCGGGCGATCAAATAGAAGTCCATGCCTTTGAGGGCATTGGAAAAGGCGCTATTTCCGTTAAAAGCATTAATCGATGA